The genomic segment TCTGGGGTTTGTTCCTCTGCACATTTTACCCCAGAGTTAAGGGATATTCTCAGAGAAACAACATTTCTTTGCAAAATTCCCAACGACCTTTTCTTTACCAGGTGCTTTAAGCTGTTAACCAGAGAAGGAACAAGAAACTGTTGTTAATAACAGAATATTTCTGCAAACAATCAATTGCTGAGACCCCATCCCCAAGATGTGTGGAAGGTATATGAACCACCATGTCTGTTGCAGCCAAAAATGTTGTATGACTGGTTCTGTACAAATTCTCCCTCTATTTATAACCCCAAGTGCTCAGGAGGAGGAAAGACTCCTGGGCAGTTTGATCCAGATTAAAAAACGTCTCGTTTCAAATTGCCAAGTGGGTGTCTCTAAAACGAAATAGCAAGAAAAACCAGGTAGATTTGATCAAGGCATTAAAATGCTTAGAAGTAGAGATTGTGGGATTGTTGCTCTCTATGCACATGTGAGCACGTCTGAGTCCAGAGCTCTGCGTGTGCCAGAGCACATTTGTGCAGGGCACGCTCAAAGGTATTCCAAACGTTTAGAAGGATGCCAGAACtgatccttccttccttccttccttccttccttccttccttccttccttccttccttccttccttccttccttccttccttccttccttccttccttccttccttccttccttccttccttccttccttccttccttccttccttctcttccttctcttccttctcttccttctcttccttctcttccttccttctcttccctccttccctttcttcccttccctccccgggtACGGGCGGGCAGTGCGGGTATTCCGGCCCTACCGGGGCTCCCGTCGCGGTTCCCGGTGTCCCGGGCGGTGCAGGGAGCGCTCCGGGCCCGCCAGGGGGCGCCCTGCGCCCGGACCCCGGGAGCGACGGGGACGGCACCGGGACCGGGGCCgggatgggacagggaataGCAGGGACGGAGCCGGGAACGGGGCAGGCATGgagccaggaatggggcagggatggatcccGGGAGCGGCGGGGATGGAACTGGGAACGGGGCAGAAATGGAGCCGGGAACGGGGCAGGGATGGAACCGGGAACAGTGGGGATGGATCAGCGAGCGGGGCAGAGATGGAACCGGGAAGAGCAGGGACGAatctgggagcagggcaggaatggaACTGGGGGCAGGAATGGAACTGGGAacggggcagggatggatcccGGGAACGGGGCAGTGATGGATCCCGGGATCGCCCCGTGCCCGAACACGCAGAGCGGCACGGATGGATCCTAGAAGCACCGTGCTCCGAGAGCGGTACGGATCGATCCCGGGAGCGCCCGGAGCTCGaagcccaggagcagggcaggaacgAATTCCGGGATTGGGGCAGGAACGAATCccgcctcctcctgccctgagcccaccaGCGGCGGGCTCGGGTCGTGCCCGTTGTCGCCGCTCCGCCGCGGGCTCGACGTGTCCCGGCGGCCCCGGGGAGGCGGTAGGGCTGCCCGCGGTGCGGAGGGCACCGGCACCGTCggggcagagctgtccctccaccccacagccccagccccgcagccgcCCGCTCAGTCGTTTCTGCCCCgcggcggagcggagcggaaCGGAGCGCGTTGCGGCCGGAGCCTGTCCGGTGCCCGGTATcccggcggggcccggcccggcccgctccCCCCCCGGCCGCGGGCGGCTTTTGTtgccggcggcgcggggcgggggcgcggggggcggcgcggcggggcgggggcggttTTGAGGCAGGAGCGGCGCGGCCCGTGCCAttcgcccgccgccgccgccgccgccgcgccgctcCCTTTGtgccgccggcccggccccgctcgccGCCTAATTGGACTCCGCGAACGCCACGGACGGGCGGGCGGGCGGTCGCCGCCTCCGGGCACGGCGGCGCGTCGGGCGGGGGGGGCCGGGGCGGCTGCGAGCAGGGGCTGCGCGGAGCGCTCTCCTCCCGCCCGATCCCATTCGCCTTTGTGCGTGCCCAATCGCCGCGTGCTCCCCGCGCGGAACGGGGATGACATTTTGATTTCATCATTAGCATCCGGCGTCAGGTTgacgcagcagcagcggcggcgggaggcggcggcggcggcggcggcggcagcgacGACCCCGGCTCTCCGCCTGCCCGCAGCAGCGCCCCGGTGCCGCGGGCTGCGCGGGTCCCCCCGGCCCCCCGCGCTGCCGCCCCCCCATGCGAGGGGCccccggccggccccgccgccgcgctcccacgccgccccgccgcgcctGTCCCCCGCGCCGCCGGGAGCCGCCACCTGCGCGCCGGGCGCGGGCTGCGGGGCCAGCGGCGGCCAGGAGCCGGGCGGGCAGCGGAGGATGCCGGAGACCGGGCAGGAGCCGCCCAGCGCCCCTCCGCCTCCCCCCAAGGAGTCCTTCTACATCAAGAACCTGCTCAACGGCGGCCCCCCCAAGGCGCCTCCCAAGCAGCCGCGGGCGCTGTTCGCCCCCTCGGGCAAGGCGGCGGTGGACGGCGCCGGCTTCGCCCTCTCGCAGGTGGGCGACCTCGCCTTTCCCCGCTTCGAGATCCCGGCGCCGCGCTTCGCCCTGAGCGCGCACTGCCTGGAGCGCGCCCAGACCTGGTGGTACCCCTACGCCCTGACGCCGGCCGGAGCGCACCTGCCCCGCACGGAAGGTACCGTCCCCACAACTTCCACcgctccttcctgccctccgTCCCTCCCcggcggagcggcggggcccgggggcggcggggcgcggggtGGCGCGGGGATCCGGCCGAACGGGACGCGGGGCCTGGGGGGGTGAAGGTGTCTCTTTGTGTCCCTCGTGTCCCCCCTCTTCACGCCCCGCTCCGTCCTTCCCCATCCAGCCGCAGAGAAATCGCTGCTGAGGGACTCGTCCCCCGCCTCGGGCACCGACCGGGACTCCCCGGAGCCGCTGCTGAAGGCGGAGGGGGAGCCGAAGGAGCTGGACTCCAAGAGCCCCGACGAGATCGTCCTGGAGGAGAGCGACTCGGAGGAGGCCAAGAAGGAGGGAGGCGCGGAGGACTGGAAGAAGCGGGAGGAGAGCCCCGAGAAGAAGCCGTGCCGCAAGAAGAAGACGCGCACCGTGTTCAGCCGCTCGCAGGTCTTCCAGCTGGAGTCCACCTTCGACATGAAGCGCTACCTGAGCAGCTCGGAGCGCGCCGGCCTGGCCGCCTCGCTGCACCTGACAGAGACCCAGGTGAAGATTTGGTTCCAGAACCGCCGCAACAAGTGGAAGCGGCAGCTGGCGGCCGAGCTGGAGGCGGCCAACCTGAGCCACGCGGCCGCGCAGCGCATCGTGCGCGTCCCCATCCTCTACCACGAGAACTCGGGCGCGgaggggggcgcggggggcggcggaGCCCCCGGCACGCAGCCCCTGCTCACCTTCCCTCACCCCGTCTATTACTCGCACCCCGTGGTCACCTCCGTGCCGCTGCTGCGGCCCGTGTGAGCCCGGGAGGGGCGCGGAGAGGCGCGCAAGGCACCCGGCCGCCTGTGAGTACTGCAGCCCCCCGGGCCGGGGGACACGAGTGCGGGGCTGGGGGGACCCCTCGGCGGGTGGGGGTAGGAGGAAAGCCGCGGAAATttaggaggaaaacaaaaaaaaaacaacaacaaaaaaaaagagattaaaaatctGGGTGGGGGGAGGGAAACGAAAATGAGGGAAATGAAAGCGGGGGCTTGTAGAGAACCCTGGAGCTGTCACACCTTTTGTAAACGTGGATGAAAACCGCGATGGTCTCGCGCTCTCTTCTCTCTGTGgctttagttttatttttgtaaaaaaaaaaaaaaaaaagaatgaaaaaggagaaaaaaaaaagaaaaaaaaaaaagaaaaaaaacggGGGAAAAAGGgatagtaataaaataaaacgaATGGTCCCAGGCCACTCCTCGAGATTTGCCAAACGCTAACGGGAAGCTGAATTTCTGTTCCTTTCGGATCTCTCCTTCTGCCTCCAAATAATTGTTCAGGCTCCTGATCCTGTCGTGACTCAAACTTCATCGACCACGGCTTTTCATTTAAGCAGACCTTTGCCTCTTTGCTTGCCCACGTTTTGTACCTTTCGGTTTCTGCCATGAGACTTTCACGAGCAAGAAATACAGCCTCAAAGTGAACGGTTAAATACACTCGCACGCTTTGAGTGACCCTTATTTATTATCGTTTACTTAGAcatttttaattcttgtttATAATTCTTGTTTTCCTAGTTGTCGGGTTGTTTcgggttt from the Melospiza georgiana isolate bMelGeo1 chromosome 8, bMelGeo1.pri, whole genome shotgun sequence genome contains:
- the HMX3 gene encoding homeobox protein HMX3, producing MPETGQEPPSAPPPPPKESFYIKNLLNGGPPKAPPKQPRALFAPSGKAAVDGAGFALSQVGDLAFPRFEIPAPRFALSAHCLERAQTWWYPYALTPAGAHLPRTEAAEKSLLRDSSPASGTDRDSPEPLLKAEGEPKELDSKSPDEIVLEESDSEEAKKEGGAEDWKKREESPEKKPCRKKKTRTVFSRSQVFQLESTFDMKRYLSSSERAGLAASLHLTETQVKIWFQNRRNKWKRQLAAELEAANLSHAAAQRIVRVPILYHENSGAEGGAGGGGAPGTQPLLTFPHPVYYSHPVVTSVPLLRPV